The window aaatttttaaagaaaataaacaaaaaaaaagtactcttaaaatcaaactattctaatgacttatatatatatattcaattttttaacaataaaattaatgaaaaactGATTAGTTGGGCTGTTtcaattaaataactaaattattaatttagtatttaaaatattaaaaaaataatatattaatttatacacttatattttaaaattggtttaAACGTAATTAAAATTGtcagtatatataattaaaatatattaacataagGAAATATATTGGCAGGAAAGTGTaggaaatgatgtgtcatctcttaattggattgaaaatttaaaatttttctctattattagatttttaatcCAATCAAGGGtttgacacatcattccctatACTTTCCTGTCAATATATTTCccgctctctatcattactcttaaatgatatattaaaaaaaattaaaatttagttttaaacctaattttaaatagtgttttcaaatagaattattttaattgataatttaaatattttgatgtatGACATGATAGAATTgaaattaagttatttgaattaaatatgataatatttgtatatggtattttaaatagtttacgagttattaaaaaaaacatgattaggGTGATTGGAAGAAAATTGATTATGATAAATAGATTTAAAGATGTGTTTAGAAGAGTGAAATTAGAattgttattgttattgaaattttaattataattataattttataagatttggtattgaattaccattcaattattatgtttaaatttttttcaaaattgttaaaaaaatttattatttatattattaagatatttatttcaGACAACCTATTATgatagtttaaattttaagagTTTGTGTTTAGAAGTCAattttgacaagaaaaataaataaatattttgacatattaatttactaaataaataatatatattggtttgtcatgttaaatttctaaattaaaaaaaaaatatcggtttaacatttaacttcataaattaaaaaaaaatatattagttgtaAATGTTAACGTactacattttaaaaaaagtatcgGTTTGAAactttaactttctaaattaaaaaatatataaaaacactagTTTGAATTtcaatgaattttaattataatttcttattttaaatgttattccaaatttaagaattgaaatttcaCCCATAATTCTAATTTCATGAATACCAACCacatcataaaaatattaatatataatgataaaatattttttaaaataaaataaaatatattttagtaatttagttAATGATGTGTGTGATAGATTGATAAGAGATGATATGAAATGAAACgaaatgatatttattataGGAGTGAGTTTGTACTATTGTATTTATCCATATTGTATCAGATCGAAATTTTTGATTTATGATAATCATACATTTATTGCACTAATCATACTGAATATAGAaaaatatcgatattatatctctcctatcaaatatatatatatatatatatatatatatatatattttacctgaaaaagaaaatacagGGAGTAAAATggtacaaaatttataaatagaaaaaaaaagataatttaagaATTAAGTTTACCATGTATTCTactaatatagaaaataaataatacctAGTTATGTTTAAGtctttttagagaaataaaCGGATACGTTAAAttatagagaaaatataaatacagttatatcttaaatttgtatggagaaaataaaaagttagtCAAAATGGAtgaatctaattaaaaaaaaaaaaattagaatttcattgtataaaattttattagttattattatttatttataaatattatatatcgaTTATAtctacatattaaaaaaatttatagcCGATGTGATGTTCGTATCTATAGTTTTGATATATGTTAATTTTGAtaaaccaaaaaataatatgCATCATCATCAACATGTCTATATAGGTCCAAACCCTTACTGGACCGAAGTTAATAATGGTCAAGCCACGCGGCAACTCGAAGCTGATTCACCCCACCGTTAAAGTAGATCTCTCTTATCTGTGACCCACCAagattcaaaaatattaattaaaattttacttttttttttattggactTTCTTGTGAGGCACACCAAACCAAGTAGACGGTACTAGTTAACGACGTTAAATGGTTAATCCgaacatttttcttttaaaaaataaaaaaaaattataaaaaaaaagaagagtaaGAATATTTTGGGAGGATAGTGATATAATAAAgagataatattaaataaatttttaaaaaaaataaattttaaaaaacctatatcaaacaagcaccaagcaccaagggATGAATATTGAATAGATAAGATTGGAACGAATGTTTCCGTTTCCGTTTAAGTCGTTAAATTTGTAgaccaaatataaaataaaaatgaaatcgAATATGGGCCCAGCCCATTTCATTCCTGCGGCCCACCGTCTACCTCTTGGTTCCTATATAAAGGTGCAAAGCGTTTCATGCATTTCTCGctcaatcttcttcttcttcttcttctttcagtTTCTGCGATAATTAagcaatatattattaaaatcttcGCCATTTCCATTTCTTGCTCGATTCCATTTCAATAATTTCCTTTTGTTCTTCATTTCAAGGTTGAATTATTCCTTATATAGTTAATTTCTCTTTCGATCTCGTCGGAATATTCTTCTTCTGACCGGTCGTTGTGGGGATATATACGTATCGTGAGAGTGATTTAGGGTTTTACCCCTTTTCCCGACGTTCATTCTGCTTCTTTTGAGGGGGTAGCCGGGGCTCCGGCCTCGGCGGCTATTAAAGCCCCCACCTTTACACCAGAAATTGGTAAACAACAATAATCTTACTCATTCTTTCATTCTTTTAACCGTTTCGGAAAACAGATCGGGGAAGAGATGCCGGCCGCTTGTTTTGTAGATTCTTCCGTGCCGCCGGCCGCCGCATGGGAAACCACTCTTCCCTTGCCGGAATCTTTCTCCGGTCTACCTCAACCGGCTAACACCATCTCCTTCACATCCATGTCAGACGCCGTCGATGCCTTGTCCCTCTGGTCACCTCCTCGTTCATCCGCTCTCTATAAAATCGATGGATGGGGCGCTCCTTATTTCGACGTCAATAGCTCCGGCAATATCTCCGTCCGGCCGTACGGAACCGATACCTTGTCTCACCAGGAGATTGATCTGTTGAAGGTTGTAAAGAAGGCTTCAGATCCGAAGTCATCCGGTGGCCTTGGCCTGCCGCTTCCGTTGATCATTCGGTTTCCTGACGTGCTGAAGAATCGACTCGAGTCTCTACAATCCGCTTTCAATTTTGCGATCGAGTCTCAAGAATACGAGTCTCATTACCAAGGTGTTTATCCAGTGAAATGTAACCAGGATCGTTTCATTGTTGAAGATATTGTGAAGTTCGGTTCGTCATTCCGTTTTGGATTGGAAGCTGGATCCAAACCGGAGCTTCTCCTCGCCATGAGCTGTCTTTGTTACGGAAATCCCGAATCTCTACTGGTCTGCAATGGATTCAAGGACGCTGAGTACATTTCGCTCGCACTTGTAGCGAGGAAGCTTGCCTTGAACACAGTTATTGTGCTGGAGCAGGAAGAGGAGATCGACCTGGTTATTGAAATTGGACGGAAGCTGGCTATTCGTCCTGTGATTGGCCTGCGTGCCAAACTCAGAACAAAGCATGCTGGCCATTTTGGGTCGACTTCTGGTGAGAAGGGTAAGTTTGGACTTACAACTACTCAGATTCTTCGTGTGGTGAATAAGCTCAGGCAGGCTGAAATGCTGGACTGCCTTCAATTGCTCCATTTTCACATCGGATCACAAATTCCTTCCACAACCCTGTTAACCGACGGTGTTGGAGAGGCTGCTCAGATCTACTGCGAATTGGTCCGCCTTGGTGCTGGAATGCAAGTGATTGATATTGGCGGTGGTCTTGGGATTGATTACGATGGTTCAAAATCAGCGGATTCGGATGTTTCAGTTAGCTACGGGCTTGACGAGTATGCAGCCGCAGTAGTTCGTGCAG is drawn from Impatiens glandulifera chromosome 3, dImpGla2.1, whole genome shotgun sequence and contains these coding sequences:
- the LOC124932682 gene encoding arginine decarboxylase-like, which produces MPAACFVDSSVPPAAAWETTLPLPESFSGLPQPANTISFTSMSDAVDALSLWSPPRSSALYKIDGWGAPYFDVNSSGNISVRPYGTDTLSHQEIDLLKVVKKASDPKSSGGLGLPLPLIIRFPDVLKNRLESLQSAFNFAIESQEYESHYQGVYPVKCNQDRFIVEDIVKFGSSFRFGLEAGSKPELLLAMSCLCYGNPESLLVCNGFKDAEYISLALVARKLALNTVIVLEQEEEIDLVIEIGRKLAIRPVIGLRAKLRTKHAGHFGSTSGEKGKFGLTTTQILRVVNKLRQAEMLDCLQLLHFHIGSQIPSTTLLTDGVGEAAQIYCELVRLGAGMQVIDIGGGLGIDYDGSKSADSDVSVSYGLDEYAAAVVRAVQFVCDRKSVKHPIICSESGRAIVSHHSILIFEAVSSNVYDSPNMDSTGLQYFVEGLGEEALADYRNLSVAAIRGEYDTCLLYADQLKQRCVEQFKDGSLCMEQLAAVDGLCEIVSKAIGVSESVRTYHVNLSVFTSIPDFWGIEQLFPIVPIHRLDEQPSVRGVLSDLTCDSDGKIDKFIGGQGSLPLHELGGGGGYYLGMFLGGAYEEALGGVHNLFGGPSVVRVSQSDGPHSFAVTRAMAGPSCSDVLRVMHHEPEMMFETLKHRAEEFVGAVNNQDDDGDDDNNMGFVSVVNGIAGSFNNMPYLATSGDNNSTRSCCLSAAGTASGGNGCYSCCVDESYDVVGGGACVDGEDDDQTYICA